TCGAGTTATGGAAATTCGACttatagagaaaaaaaatacgtGGTGATGATGCAAAAACGTGTTTCTGTAGAAAATTCGACTTGTAGAATTCTTTGAGATAGGGAAGTTCGAGTTAGGGGAGTTCCACTGTATTTCAATTTCCTAAATACAAATTTCGAAAAGCAATGATGAGGCGAAAGTTCACGAGTGCCTTCAGGATAATAAACCAGAATGTAAtcgcttttttttatttccagatCACATTAGGttattaggcttgttcgtagagtggttcacaacggtcgTTAACTGTACAgggcaagcgcaaatggattttcgctaccttaaaatggaattgcgcttgctctgtacagttcacaaccgttgcaaaccactttACAAACAAATCTATAATAATAGCTTCATCAGAAGAAATATCCCAGTATTTGAGAAAGAATTTCAATTAAAAAGTAACTCTCAGAAAAATTAATAACTTGGGAGAGATTATCAAAAACAATAAAGACAaatcaaaaaaacaaaataaaagtcTTTTAAGTTAAATTGCAAACGATTGCTCAATGGTAATAATTGAACAAAAGCGAAGATCATTCAAGAACACCAAAGGAGTTATACCACCCATAACGCATTCAGCATATGCAGACcaccaataataataataaatctacAGAGCgaaattttttctggaacactgtccCCCGTTTTCCTCCAGAACTGATTTTTGGTGAATCAttcttaatttgaaaaaatgtacaaAGAAGATTCGTTGTTATACTAAACATTAttgtctcttgtagttttgtcatATCTGCTACagatttcaggaaaaaaaatttggacgattctcttgaaatcttcagaaaaatccatattgtcataaaaattcagttgGTAAGCTGTGGTGAGTaaattcaattataatatttataatGGAAATTTTAAACAATTACAGTTATCTTGTCAAGTATAGatactataagagaaaaacttgaaaaaaaaattataacttcaacatcctgtatcacTAAGCGAATTATTTGCGGTCCCTTATTTATGAGACTCAACCCATCATAGAAAGTACCAAACAAATTCCTCAATCACACATGATAAGTtgcataattgaaaataaaaattgacttgttcaagcattttctacaaaatagtgaatGTCAGAAATATTAATGTTGTGGGTTGCTTTTCAATCACTCTATATAATTAAATATTTGCTATTAATCCTTCTGTTATGATTGCAAGTAAAGTTTGAAAATATATATGACAAGGTATCCTGCATGAAATGATTTGCTGTGAATAAATTAGAATTTAATAAGTACTAATAAGAAGAATACCAATATAGTTACAATCGCCAACACAACAATAGTACACATTTTACGATTTTTTCTCTGATATGCGTCTGCACTACGCAACTGTTTGAAACCTTCAAATACATCAATttgtgttttttcaatattatagtcTATCCTGTCAAGCACTGTTCCTTGATCGGCAACCATAATACTCAActccttgaaaattttattcacttccaATATACTCTTCACAACAGAGTTCACTTCTTGTTCTCTTTCTAATGCAAATTTAGAATTTTCTTCTTCTAAGAAAAGAATTTGTTCCTGGGTAGGAAGGCGTGAACCAATAAAATAACTGTCAATATCTTCAGTTCCACTATCATCATATATATCAATGTTGACTACTTGGTTTTCAAAATAAACTTTAGACCTATCTTCACGAGACTGTAATTCtcttaaataactattttgagTTGATTTGAATGATTGGGATAAGTCTTGAAGTGATGCTGCTAAAGTGCAATAAACATTCACTGTTATTTTTTGCTCCTTAGTGGAACCTTCACAAGAGTAATGTTTTATTACTTGGACTAGTTTATGGCCTTCATTGAacaatcttgaaatttcttgggTACAGTATTCAATAGCTTCTTCATCAGTGGAACTGTCATCGAATGTAGATTTATGTAGATGTTTTGAGTGTAAACTTTTCAATTCATCAGTTCTCATGTGAATTTGGTGTAGAACACTCTGGGCCTTTTCCAAATGATTGATCCATGATGGGGGCATATGGTTATCACAATGAGAATAAAGCGTTTCCTCCTCATCATTTAGACTGACTAACCTCATTTGTTCAGAATCTTCATTATCCGGAAAGATATTTCTATTCCGAATAGCATTACTCCTCATCAACAGGAAAACATCAGTTAAAGATCTGGCTGCCATCTCCACTGTCacattcaatattt
This genomic stretch from Coccinella septempunctata chromosome 7, icCocSept1.1, whole genome shotgun sequence harbors:
- the LOC123316639 gene encoding syntaxin-16 produces the protein MAARSLTDVFLLMRSNAIRNRNIFPDNEDSEQMRLVSLNDEEETLYSHCDNHMPPSWINHLEKAQSVLHQIHMRTDELKSLHSKHLHKSTFDDSSTDEEAIEYCTQEISRLFNEGHKLVQVIKHYSCEGSTKEQKITVNVYCTLAASLQDLSQSFKSTQNSYLRELQSREDRSKVYFENQVVNIDIYDDSGTEDIDSYFIGSRLPTQEQILFLEEENSKFALEREQEVNSVVKSILEVNKIFKELSIMVADQGTVLDRIDYNIEKTQIDVFEGFKQLRSADAYQRKNRKMCTIVVLAIVTILVFFLLVLIKF